The Manis javanica isolate MJ-LG chromosome 4, MJ_LKY, whole genome shotgun sequence genome contains a region encoding:
- the WDR81 gene encoding WD repeat-containing protein 81 isoform X1: MALGSREQRVGLNSGAKDWSLPPSPEMEELLQSVERDLNIDARQLAPAPGGSHVVALVPARWLTSLRERRLPLGPCPRAEGLSEAEVRTLLQRSVQRLPPGWMRVELHGLRKRRLSYPLGGSLLLEEGSCSPETLTRFMQDVANRNYHNLWRHAYQTYGQPYSHSPAPSATPALDSVRQALQRVYGCPFLPVGEATQSPSYARDSSCPPRGSLSCPSLLRAEALLESPEMLYVVHPYVQFSLHDVVTFSPAKLTNSQAKVLFILFRVLKAMDACHRQGLSCGALSLHHIAVDEKLCSELRLDLSAYERPEDDEKKGTPVARDGADLESGGKGGGGPGYPTCQEELRGLVLDWVHGRISNFYYLMQLNQLAGRRQGDPNYHPVLPWVVDFTVPHGRFRDLRKSKFRLNKGDKQLDFTYEMTRQAFVAGGAGGGEPPHVPHHISDVLSDITYYVYKARRTPRSVLCGHVRAQWEPHEYPASMERMQNWTPDECIPEFYTDPSIFCSIHPDMPDLDVPAWCGSSHEFVAAHRALLESCEVSQDLHHWIDLTFGYKLQGKEAVKEKNVCLHLVDAHTHLTSYGVVQLFDQPHPQRLAGAPALAPEPPLIPRLLFQTIQESTGLEDFSGPLTNGVGRLVLEATPCEAGWARDRPVAGEDDLEQATEALDSISLAGKAGDQLGSSSSSSQVPPALLPFSVASASRPGRRNKVAGADPGEVEEGKILLPEGFNSVQALEELEKLGNFLSKGLGGRLEVPEQPQVQPPVQLWDLFQRDMQALGVLLAEMVFATRVRTLQPDAPLWVRFEAVHGLCTRHPKEVPVSLQPVLDTLLQLSGPEGPVVVGRGKLDPLFEYRPISWGLPPPCPAQLLSPFSSVVPFPPYFPALHRFILLYQARHVEDEAQGRELVFALWQQLGAVLSDITPEGLEILLPFVLSLMSEEHTAVYTAWYLFEPVAKALGPKNANKYLLKPLIGAYESPCRLHGRFYLYTDCFVAQLMVRLGLQAFLVHLLPHVLQVLAGVEASQEESKGLVGAAEDEENELPGARPSPCAFGEEIQMDGEPAVSSGLGFPDYTSGVSFHDQADLPETEDFQAGLYVAESPQPQEAEAVSLGRLSDKSSTSETSLGEERTADEGSVPVDKSSLKSGDSSDLKQSEGSEEEEEEEEGCEVLEEEEVVEGEQEEVTGASELALSETVLSMDTVVASGSGADGEEEEELLTEQSEGKEQKILLDTACKMVRWLAAKLGPTVASRHVARNLLRLLTSCYIGPTRQQFTISSGESPPLSAGNIYQKRPVLGDVVSGPVLSCLLHIAHLYGEPVLTYQYLPYISYLVAPGSTSGPSRLNSRKEAGLLAAVTLTQKIIVYLSDTTLMDILPRISHEVLLPVLSILTSLVTGFPSGAQARTVLCVKTISLIALICLRIGQEMVQQHLSEPVAIFFQAFSQLHELRHQDLKLGPVGRSEGQLPEVVFSDGQQRLVDPTLLDELQKVFTLEMAYTIYVPFSCLLGDIIQKIIPNHDLVGELAGLYLESISPSSRNPASVQPTVPSTRPEWDSQGGGCSKDDGHSGTFGSVLVGNRIQIPDDSQHESPSLLGPISGVGRGDLFSESEDNALKRELPRSAHGLSGNWLAYWQYEIGVNQQDAHFHFHQIRLQSFPGHSGAVKCVAPLSNEDFFLSGSKDRTVRLWPLYNYGDGTSETAPRLIYAQHRKSVFFVGQLEAPQCVVSCDGAVHIWDPFTGKTIRMVEPSDSRVPLTAVAVMPAPHTSVTMASSDSTLRFVDCRKPGLQHEFRLGGGLNPGLVRSLAVSPSGRSVVAGFSSGFMVLLDTRTGLILRGWPAHEGDILQIKAVEGSILVSSSSDHSLTIWKELEQKPTHHYKSPSDPIHTFDLYGSEVVTGTVANKIGVCSLLEPPSQATTKLSSENFRGTLTSLALLPTKRHLLLGSDNGVIRLLA; the protein is encoded by the exons AtggccctggggagcagggagcagagagtCGGTCTTAACTCTGGGGCCAAGGACTGGTCCCTGCCCCCAAGCCCCGAAATGGAGGAGCTGCTCCAAAGCGTGGAGAGAGACCTGAACATCGATGCCCGGCAGCTGGCTCCGGCCCCGGGGGGCAGCCACGTGGTGGCCCTAGTGCCCGCGCGCTGGCTGACCAGCCTTCGCGAACGCCGGCTGCCTTTGGGACCCTGCCCTCGGGCAGAGGGGCTGAGCGAAGCGGAAGTCAGGACTCTTCTGCAACGCTCCGTGCAGAGGCTGCCCCCGGGCTGGATGCGCGTGGAGCTGCACGGGCTGCGGAAACGGAGGCTGTCTTACCCGCTGGGCGGCAGCCTGCTCCTTGAGGAGGGCTCCTGCAGCCCTGAAACCCTCACTCGCTTCATGCAGGACGTGGCTAACCGGAATTATCACAACCTGTGGCGCCACGCATATCAAACTTACGGGCAGCCCTATAGTCATAGCCCTGCCCCCTCAGCTACCCCTGCCCTGGACTCAGTTCGACAGGCTCTGCAGAGAGTCTATGGTTGCCCCTTTCTGCCAGTGGGTGAAGCCACCCAAAGCCCGTCATATGCAAGAGATAGTTCCTGTCCCCCTCGGGGCAGCCTGTCCTGTCCCAGTCTTCTGCGAGCTGAGGCCCTGCTGGAGTCGCCAGAGATGCTGTACGTGGTGCACCCTTATGTGCAGTTCTCCCTGCACGATGTGGTCACCTTCAGCCCTGCCAAGCTGACCAACAGCCAAGCCAAGGTGCTCTTCATTCTCTTCCGCGTGCTGAAGGCCATGGATGCCTGTCACCGCCAGGGACTGTCTTGTGGGGCCCTGTCTTTGCATCACATTGCTGTGGATGAGAAGCTTTGCAGTGAGCTCCGGCTGGACCTGAGTGCTTATGAGAGGCCTGAGGATGATGAGAAAAAAGGGACCCCTGTAGCAAGGGATGGGGCAGACCTTGAgtctggagggaagggaggagggggacctGGGTATCCCACTTGCCAAGAGGAACTTAGGGGTCTTGTGCTAGACTGGGTCCATGGCCGCATCAGCAACTTCTACTACCTCATGCAGCTGAATCAGCTGGCAGGTCGGCGGCAGGGCGATCCCAACTACCACCCAGTGCTGCCCTGGGTGGTGGACTTCACCGTACCCCACGGCCGCTTTCGAGACCTGCGTAAGTCCAAGTTCCGCCTCAACAAAGGGGATAAGCAGCTGGACTTCACGTATGAGATGACGCGGCAGGCATTTGTAGCAGGTGGTGCAGGTGGCGGGGAGCCACCTCATGTTCCTCACCACATCTCAGACGTGCTCTCCGACATCACATACTATGTGTACAAGGCTCGGCGTACACCGCGATCAGTGCTCTGTGGACATGTGCGAGCACAGTGGGAGCCCCATGAGTACCCTGCCAGCATGGAGCGCATGCAGAACTGGACACCCGATGAGTGCATCCCCGAGTTCTACACCGATCCCTCCATCTTCTGCTCCATCCACCCTGACATGCCTGACCTGGATGTGCCGGCCTGGTGTGGCTCCAGCCATGAGTTTGTGGCTGCCCACCGGGCACTGCTGGAGAGCTGTGAGGTGTCTCAGGACCTGCACCACTGGATCGACCTCACCTTTGGCTACAAACTCCAGGGCAAGGAGGCTGTGAAGGAGAAGAACGTGTGTCTGCACCTGGTGGACGCCCACACTCACTTGACCAGCTATGGTGTGGTGCAACTCTTTGATCAGCCGCACCCCCAGCGTTTGGCTGGGGCTCCTGCCCTCGCCCCTGAGCCTCCACTCATCCCCAGGCTGTTGTTCCAGACTATCCAGGAAAGCACAGGCCTGGAGGACTTCTCAGGACCACTTACAAATGGGGTGGGCAGGCTGGTTTTGGAGGCTACTCCCTGTGAGGCTGGCTGGGCCAGGGACAGGCCTGTGGCAGGGGAAGATGACTTGGAGCAGGCCACAGAAGCTCTGGATTCCATCTCCCTCGCAGGGAAAGCAGGTGACCAGCtgggctcctcttcctcctccagccaagtccccccagccctcctgccttTCTCAGTGGCCTCAGCCTCTCGACCAGGCCGCAGGAACAAAGTAGCAGGGGCAGATCCTGGGGAGGTTGAGGAAGGGAAGATTCTTCTTCCTGAGGGTTTCAATTCTGTGCAGGCTCTGGAAGAGCTGGAAAAACTAGGCAACTTCCTGAGCAAAGGCCTGGGGGGCCGGTTGGAGGTGCCTGAGCAGCCGCAGGTCCAACCCCCTGTGCAGCTGTGGGACTTGTTCCAGCGGGACATGCAAGCACTGGGGGTCCTATTGGCAGAGATGGTGTTTGCCACCAGGGTCCGAACACTGCAGCCTGATGCACCTTTATGGGTACGCTTTGAGGCTGTTCATGGGCTCTGCACACGCCACCCCAAGGAGGTCCCTGTGTCTCTGCAGCCCGTGCTGGACACACTCCTGCAGCTGAGTGGACCTGAAGGCCCTGTGGTAGTGGGGAGGGGCAAACTGGACCCACTGTTTGAGTACAGGCCCATCTCCTGGGGAttacccccaccctgcccagcccagctcctCAGCCCCTTCAGCTCTgtggttccctttcctccatacTTCCCAGCGCTACACAGGTTCATCCTCCTGTACCAGGCAAGGCATGTGGAAGATGAGGCCCAGGGGCGGGAGCTGGTCTTTGCTCTGTGGCAGCAACTGGGTGCAGTGCTGAGTGACATCACCCCCGAGGGCCTAGAGATCCTGCTGCCCTTCGTGCTGTCACTCATGTCTGAGGAGCACACGGCCGTGTACACTGCCTGGTACCTATTTGAACCTGTTGCCAAGGCACTGGGCCCCAAAAATGCGAATAAGTACCTACTGAAGCCTCTCATCGGTGCCTACGAGAGCCCCTGCCGGCTGCACGGCCGCTTCTACTTGTACACTGACTGCTTTGTGGCCCAGTTGATGGTGCGGCTGGGCTTGCAGGCCTTTCTAGTCCACCTGCTGCCCCATGTCCTGCAGGTGCTGGCTGGGGTGGAGGCCTCCCAGGAGGAAAGCAAGGGCCTGGTGGGGGCTGCCGAGGATGAGGAAAATGAGCTCCCAGGAGCCAGGCCCAGCCCCTGTGCCTTTGGGGAGGAGATTCAGATGGATGGGGAGCCTGCTGTGTCCTCAGGTCTGGGGTTCCCAGACTACACATCCGGCGTCAGCTTCCATGACCAGGCTGACCTGCCTGAGACAGAGGACTTCCAAGCCGGGCTCTATGTGGCGGAGTCTCCGCAGCCCCAGGAGGCTGAGGCTGTGAGCCTGGGCCGGCTGAGTGACAAGAGCAGCACCAGCGAGACCTCCCTGGGCGAGGAACGGACCGCAGACGAGGGGAGTGTCCCTGTGGACAAGAGCAGCCTCAAGTCAGGCGACAGCAGTGACTTGAAGCAAAGCGAAGGCtcggaggaggaagaggaagaggaagaaggctGTGAGgtgttggaggaggaggaggtggtggagggggAGCAAGAGGAGGTCACTGGGGCATCTGAGCTCGCTCTCTCCGAAACAGTGCTGTCCATGGATACAGTTGTGGCCAGTGGCAGCGGGGCagatggggaggaagaggaggagctgCTAACCGAGCAGTCAGAGGGCAAAGAACAGAAGATCCTTCTTG aCACAGCCTGCAAGATGGTCCGCTGGCTGGCTGCCAAGCTCGGCCCCACAGTGGCCTCTCGCCATGTTGCCCGGAACCTGCTCCGCCTGCTGACATCTTGTTACATTG GGCCCACCCGGCAGCAGTTCACGATAAGCAGTGGCGAGAGCCCCCCGCTGAGTGCTGGCAACATCTACCAGAAGAGACCGGTACTGGGTGATGTAGTGTCAGGGCCCGTGCTCAGCTGCCTCCTCCACATCGCCCATCTGTATGGGGAGCCTGTCCTCACCTACCAGTACCTGCCCTACATCAGCTACCTG GTGGCCCCGGGTAGCACCTCAGGCCCCAGTCGACTGAACAGCCGTAAGGAGGCAGGGCTGCTGGCAGCAGTGACTCTGACCCAGAAGATCATCGTGTACCTCTCGGACACCACCCTCATGGACATCCTGCCCCGGATCAGCCACGAGGTCCTGCTGCCCGTGCTCAGCATCCTCACTTCCCTCGTCACGGG GTTCCCAAGTGGGGCCCAGGCCCGCACTGTCCTGTGTGTGAAAACCATCAGTCTTATTGCCCTCATCTGCCTGCGCATCGGACAGGAGATGGTCCAGCAGCACCTGAGTGAGCCCGTGGCTATCTTCTTTCAAGCATTCTCTCAGCTGCATGAGCTTCGGCACCAG GATCTGAAGCTGGGTCCTGTGGGCCGCAGTGAGGGCCAGCTGCCAGAAGTGGTCTTCTCCGATGGGCAGCAGCGGCTGGTGGACCCCACCCTGCTCGATGAGCTGCAGAAGGTGTTCACCTTGGAGATGGCATACACGATCTACGTGCCCTTCTCCTGCCTGTTGG GTGACATCATCCAGAAAATCATCCCCAACCACGATCTTGTTGGGGAGCTGGCGGGGCTGTATTTGGAGAGCATCAGCCCAAGCAGTCGAAACCCTGCCAGTGTGCAGCCCACTGTGCCCAGCACCCGACCTGAGTGGGACTCACAGGGTGGAGGCTGCTCCAAGGATGATGGCCACTCGGGGACCTTTGGGAGTGTCCTGGTTGGGAACCGTATCCAGATCCCTGATGACTCTCAGCATGAGAGCCCCAGCCTGCTGGGCCCCATctctggggtgggcaggggggaccTCTTCAGTGAGAGCGAGGACAATGCGCTGAAGCGGGAGCTGCCACGGAGTGCCCACGGGCTGAGCGGCAACTGGCTGGCATACTGGCAATATGAGATCGGTGTGAACCAGCAGGACGCCCACTTTCACTTCCACCAAATCCGCTTGCAGAGTTTCCCGGGCCACTCGGGGGCTGTCAAGTGTGTGGCACCCCTGAGCAATGAGGACTTCTTCCTGAGTGGCAGCAAGGACCGCACCGTGCGTCTCTGGCCACTCTACAACTATGGGGATGGCACCAGTGAGACAGCCCCACGCCTCATCTATGCCCAGCACCGCAAAAGTGTCTTCTTTGTGGGCCAGCTCGAGGCCCCGCAGTGTGTGGTGAGCTGCGATGGGGCTGTGCACATCTGGGACCCCTTCACAG GGAAGACCATTCGTATGGTGGAGCCATCAGACAGCCGGGTGCCCCTGACCGCTGTGGCTGTCATGCCTGCCCCCCACACCAGTGTCACCATGGCCAGCTCTGACTCAACCCTGCGCTTTGTGGACTGTAGGAAGCCTGGCCTGCAG caCGAGTTCCGCCTGGGTGGTGGGCTGAACCCTGGGCTTGTCCGCTCCCTGGCCGTCAGCCCCAGTGGCCGTAGTGTCGTGGCTGGCTTCTCCTCGGGCTTCATGGTTCTCCTGGACACCCGTACAGGCCTGATTCTTCGTGGCTGGCCGGCCCATGAAGGGGACATCCTACAGATCAAG GCGGTGGAGGGCAGCATCCTGGTCAGCTCCTCCTCTGACCACTCCCTGACCATCTGGAAGGAGCTGGAGCAGAAGCCCACACACCACTACAAGTCACCATCCGACCCGATCCACACCTTTGACCTATACGGCAGCGAGGTGGTCACCGGCACCGTGGCCAACAAGATTGGCGTCTGTTCCCTGCTTGAGCCACCCTCCCAGGCCACCACCAAACTCAGCTCTGAGAACTTCCGTGGCACGCTCACCAGCCTGGCCTTGCTGCCCACCAAACGCCACCTCCTGCTGGGCTCAGACAATGGGGTCATCCGCCTCCTGGCGTAG